The DNA sequence TATGCatattttgagtttcttattattatttgtagtGATTGAAAGAATTGATGGAAGTAGAACTCACAATCCATCGAATTCCGGGCATCCTAGACCACCCTGAATGTTGCTTAACAAATGATGTTTGATGTGCTAACCTGAATCTTGCAGGATCTAACACGAGACCAATAttattagtatataataatagtaataagatTAATAAGCATATATACGACTATCATCTGATAAAATTACCATTTGAAAATTGATACTCCAAGGAGGATGTCTCTGCTTCCCAAGACTTCCATTTCTTCATCTGTTAAGAAAGTTCATATAATAAGCCAACCAAGAACCACAAACATCAATTCATAATTGATTAACTATATAGAGCGATTAAATAACAAAATTTGATGATGTATGTAAGTTTATTTATTAAACTTACTTTTGCTTGAGATAGGACCATAGTCATGACGCTGTAGAAAATGTGAGAAACAGCGAGGACGAATACAAATATATGCAACTGGTGCAACCCTGAAGCAGATATCAGTGGCACTTTACCCTGCCTTGCCAACAAAATAGGAATTTAATTTCTCATATATAATATATGGTGACTAATTTTTGTAGTATTTTTTATTCTGATATAATTGTAAGTTATAATTTGAAAGTTGATTGTCCCTGACTTTGGTTGAGCAATAGTCGTCGCCGGAGATAGAAGTTGCTAGAATGCGACGCCATGACAACACATCATTGTCGTCCTCCGTCTCAAAAGAAAGCAAGCGTCTCCTACCATCACCACCATGTGAAACCACCTTCTTGCATGGAAGCATGGTGTCCCCAATACTGTGAGGGATGcatattttctttatataatttgTTCCAAATGTAAGTAGAAGCGATAAGAATCCTAACAGCATTAATTCTGCAACAAATTCAAATCATTTTGGACTCACTCCACTATATGTACATATATTACACATAAGCTTATGACTTAATTAATTACCTGATTTGATCTTCTCCAAGGCTTCATTCATTGCCTTCTTTTGCTTTTTCTGAAACCACtatcatgtatatatatactatGTTGTTAGAAAATCACTACTAGTTAATTGATCGCACAACATAAGTATTAAAGATATAACCGTTTTCTCctatcaattaaaatttttggaagaaGTGGTTTAAGGCATTACCTTTCCAAGAGAATGGATTCCATGTTCAATTAAGACAGAGAGGATGACAAAGACACTGCACACCACAGCCACTGCCCAAGTGGGTGTTTCCTGAAGAGATCTTTCTCCTGCTCCTCCCTCTCCTCCAGCCATTGTTGCCTAGTTAGTTTTGCCAGAAAGAGATTATTCACCAATGCAATATCTCTAGTTATACATAAATCATAGAATAATGTTTTTGTCATATGCTTCTGAGTTTTATCTGCTGAGACCGTAGTATTGGTTATCACTCTGGCGGGAACCACTCaccttatttataataatatataacaaaactaacattatataataataataataataataataataataacattgtTCCAGTTTTAGCCGGCCTTTGGAATTTTACGATTTATATATGCTCTTATCGTAGCTGAACAAGCAAATTAGCAAAGCTTTGTATTGTTACcccaattatttaattaatcattTAGTAGAAAGTGGAACGTGTCCTTTGGACTGTTTTTTCATGATTTCTTGTTACTCGATTGTCTCTGTGTGTGTGAATTGTGAGTTTGTATATTGGAAACTACTTAAAACTTATATTAACTTTATTACAAAAATATCTAACTAAGAACTATTATACTTGTACCTAACAACTATATCATAAGCTGGAGATGGTCTCATAGAAGAAATCGcgaaaattttattcttttttgagTATGGTGTGACTTATTCTTGAATATACCATCACGTATTATCTAATAAATAAAGGGTTTAACTAACATATATTTTTGAGgtacataataaatttatcactagtgtaaaattttaaatgtttttatttaataaatatattaaaaatttaaattttttttatatttttaataaaaaatttttattttataatcttaaaatatactttttattaaGGAACATGATAGAGGATAGAATAtttgtaagaaaaaaaatattttataaaaacacttttatttaattaacatatgaaaaaatagaaataaaattaatagttcaagatattgaaaattttaaattaaaaaaaatgataaaaaattggTGAAGAGACTAGTTTAGTGTACAATATTCAATTTCAAAGACTAAAATAAGTCGCTTAATAAGTCGCTTAATGGACGATACGTagacgaatactgttgcgacacgtaACACAAACAGACACGTGgtcaaataacattgtgacatgtGGTACAACTATCCACATCAGCATACTACGTGTtactggtcaccacatcatcatatcattacatGTGGCCAAATTATAGAGTGACATGTGTCACTTACAATCCACATCATTAAGCCATGTCATCACGTCATTAATAAAAAATGAGTTTGAGACTAATATGATGTACTTTTCTTAATTTTAGAGACATAATTGATGCAATTGAAATTTCAGgataattttagtgtacacacaAAGTTACAAACCATTTTGAAGTTTAACTCCTGATTAGTTGCTAGAATGAATAATGTCGCACTGAAAAAATTGTTTTCTTCGATTTGACCGATTCAACGAATTAAGACAAGTaccatcaaaattttttaattcttttgggTGCACAAACTAACATCATTTTTATGGTTGACGTGCGTTCTGCTTTTTTCCGAGTTGACTGTTTCAGCCATAGTCAATGTTCATGAAATGGTCTTTTCCGTTGGGATTTCACTTGGACCTGGCATCATGATGGGCCCAACTATGATATGCCCAAATCCATCTCCTTGGGAACAGGATACAAACACTTTGGGCCATCTATTAGACACTAGAGAGGGCCACGGCCCAAGAAAATAATAACTTTATCATCTGATAATTAAAAAGAGTAATCACTTTTTGAAATAATAAGTAATCCTCAAAAttttattaagattaatttaaatgtttactctaattaaaatttaatgattaattGCTTAACTAATATTTCTATGTATGTAATCatttactaataaaaatattagttgtCAACTAATTAAAAAAgtcatgaccaaaaaaaaaaactaattaaaaaagtaACCGTTAAATAAGaatataaagaaaattaaataggTGAAGTATTTTGTTTAAGAGCTCCACTAGGTAGTAGGTAGCCATGTAGCTAGTATTTTATTGATTCTATAAATACAAGTATAAAGTATACTAAttgatttatttatgttaatACATAGATGCAAAAATTGAACAAAAGATTAGTCAACTTTTTACCAAAATTGATTAGTGGTCTAAAAAAGTTTGTGTTTGTTTAATCAACTCGGAGTCTTGGACCATTTAAAtgggaaaaaaaaagggaagaaatagGCTGGGAAGAGAAAGAGGTGTGTACATATCCAAAGACGACtgtgtgtgtgtgtctgtgtGTTTTTGGGGGAAAAAAAGAGGGGGGTAACTGCAGCTGGTTATATACAGTTATCGTttcttttcgttctttctttctctctctcttagaTATTATCGACATATATATACACTCATTTTTTTCACTTCACTCTTCTCTCTTCAAAAATATCGCAAACACTTTTCGCACTTTCTCAGTTTcccaacctctctctctctctctctctctctctctctctctctctctctctctctctctctctctccagctGAACTTAACTCAACCATGGCAGCAGTTTCCACTTCTTTCATCCTAACTCACTCCGGTAacccttctttttccttttcaagaTTCCTGCTTTCTACTCATCTCTTATTATATCCTTAATTCATTTTGCAagattttcctttttattttctccGGATTCGTTTTAGAAGATGCAAGTATCAAAATTGAGGTGCATTCCTCTGATTTAGTCAACCATGGATGTGTCTGAGTCTTATATGAACAGTGATCTCAGTAGAATTACCAAATATATGCTTGATCTTGATAAAATTCAAGTTATTCTTTTACTATTATTGATTCCGTGTTTAGCTTCAAAAATTGCATAATCGAGAGGCTTTCTTGTGTTGTGCAGTGTTGTGTTCATACCACAGTTATAGGTTTTCTTGGTGTGTAGTAATAATTAGTTGGATTTCAGTATGTCACATTGATATAAATGTAACGAGTTTCAAGACCACCGATTCATGTTGCTTTCTTGTGTTTATGAGCCTTTCTTTGCCATTCATCaagatcttcttcttcttcgtatgTTGGGGTTAAAAGggggaaaggggggggggggggggggagggtatGATAAAGATTTGGTGCGTCTTTGTTTCGTGCAATGGTGGTTGGCATTGCCCATTTTTCACTCTCATTCTGTATTTTGTTTTCTGCCGAAAAGGGCATGTTTTCTACTTTATCAAAAGCTTCTACTACAACAAGAATTACTGCAATGATTCTTTTAGCTGAGGGAACATCTTGATTTGTGACTGATCTGTTGTTCCAAACAATTTTGCTAGCATCTTCAATCAATAAGTTGGACTACTCACAGTTCAAGATCAAACATTCCAGCTTGTCACAGAATATCAATCGTCGTGGGGGAGTGCACCTGTCTTCGGCAAGAAGGCCTCTCACAATCCAAGCTGCATATAGGTATTCTCTTGGCTATTTCTGCAGTTTATCTGCCTGACTACATTGAATTTGTTGCAAAGTGAAAATGCATGAATCGAAATCCGTGATAATACAACCGTACATGGTGGTCTTTTTATATAAATTGCCTCTCAAAATCATAATCATAAATGAGTGGCATTCACACAGCACACATAACTGACACGAGGAAGAAACTAACAGGattaaaaaataaacttttgATTACAGCATTTTGTACTACATGATTAGATGTAATTAATTTGGAGTTCTACTTGTTTGGAACTACAGTGAAGGTGGAAGGCCCAGCGGTGCTAGCATCTTTGTCGGTGGCTTTCTCTTGGGAGGATTACTTGTTGGTACCCTTGGCTGCGTGTATGCACCTCAGGTAATAGATACTGGCGTTGTGTGGGAGCTGGGAGGCATTCAGATATTCGTCAtaatatttcttttcaattttatatGCCATTAACCATGATTAGCTTTGTTGCTTGAATGCTATTaccattttaattttatctttatacaGATCAGCAAAGCTCTGGCTGGAGCTGACCGGAAGGAGTTGATGAGAAAACTGCCAAAATTCATATATGATGAAGAAAAAGCCTTAGAGGTGAGAAACTGCTTGTTCTTCATATTGCCCTTCATCTATATCTTAATGAAGGATGCTTGCCATGCTGAATCTTACTTGTCCCTTTTCGCCCACAAATTCCCTTGCATGCACGTTATTAGATTTAAGCATTTTACCAATCTTAGACTTATTTGCCAAATTCATATAATGATTGTCAATTTGTCATTCTGAAATCTGATTTCCCCTATCCGTCCAGTTTATGTCCTACGTTGGGTTGCAAAAGTTCATATGTATTGTTAACTTGGTCGACGTTATTGGTgctaagtatttctttaatagcTCAAAAATTTTGCCTTACTTTGCAttgcagaaaacaagaaaagtacTGGCTGAGAAGATTGCACAACTGAATGATGCCATAGATGATGTTTCCTCTCAGCTACGGTCAGAAGAGACCCCAAATGGAGTGGCTGTGAACTCTGATGAACTCGAAGCTGCTGCATGAGACTGTTGCTGTGATCTCATGGTACAAATTGACAATTACTCTGTTCACTAAAAGCACTTGGTACAAATTACAAAATGtattttgaatttcttgtaatacCTTTTTAGTATTAATAAACGAAGCAGATTTCTTTTCATGGCAGCGTCTAGTGTGTGGGATGACTATTAGTTAGTGTTTGAATTCATTCACTGTTGTTACAATGTGAGTCAAGTCCTATAAGTGGCTGGCTGCTTCTGTGCTACTATCATCAGCTATTACCATACCCTAATGAGAGGCTGCTATGACAGGCGTCAATTTTCATAGTTTACCGTTTCTGGTTTGTGTTGTTTACATAATCAGTGATTAATAAATACTTTGGATTATTCATGTTTGGATGATGTCAATTCTGTGCCCCTTTTGTAGCGAACATGAAATGGATGCTAATGCTACCCATGTATCCATACTgcaattattttgtgttttctagTGATGCTCCAATATTAAAAGATTATTTGATCCAAATTCCAAGATTTTGAAAGTAAAAGAGTTGGTTACAACTTACAACAATCAAGCTAAGGTGCAATTAGTGTAGTCAATCCAATTGATGATTATAGCTAGTCTGAATGCATGGATGGCCTACCTTTAAATAGCTATGATAATCATGCAGCTTTCATAAAATTAGCAATATGATAATGATATAGTAGTATACGAATGGAAATTTTGTATGAATTGATAACGAAACATGGAGTGTCTGCAATTATTGATTTACCAATCCCCTACTTTCGGAAATCACAATTAAAAAGGAAGATAATTAACAagcatttctttttcaaatatttatattttataacaaattgaCAATTTTCTGCCATTTTACCTTCttatcaaaataaaatgaaatggaTTCTACTGCTAAAATTTAATAGATTTTCTTTACTCATTGTCTTTTAAGGCAACAACCAGTACAAAAAAGTTTCTTTTTTTCCCTAACATTTTAGTGTATACTAGTGGATTAATAAAGACAAATAAGCCTATTAATCtactttttgtatttttattagagGAATGTTAGATTaccattagaatttatttttttgaccatCACTTAATCTTTGATGTTTAAAAGACTAAAAAAACTAGAGTAAATGAATTGAGTTATCGTTAAgtaataaccaaaaataataaattttgataatttttctctttttgttattATCTCAACGTAAAATTAGTGAAGATGGCAAATTCTTTAATGATATAATTAAAAGAAAGTATAAGAAAATATTGGTGAtggtaaataatgtgaataataaatttaaaaaggaagataaattaaaaattaaaagtcaaattcttaattaattatttaattttaaattttaaaatttaaaaaattaagattagtAATTAAATACATTCACattatagtcaccaaaaaaaatacatTCACATTACTTATTGTTACTTCTAATTTTACCATAATTTCTCAATCTACCGTGCACGTCCAAAATTGTGGTCGTCGATCTCCTATTAATTAAACGGGATTACCAATTAAATCGGTGTGAAAATAGCAAACGACAGTTTAAGTTTCATGTTTGCAACTCCATTGGTTCATGATTGCATTCAATAGAGGAGGATGTGTGAAAAACCATAAAGTTGCTTAAAAGCATCCAAAACGCTTTTGTAGTcgttcatttatttttcttcttgctcttaaaaaataaaagaagaagaaaaacagagaaaaacATATAGCACAAACGAAGGGAAATTAGTAAGCGGTGAGGAATATGCTACATGTGGCTGAAAATATGAAAGTCTAATtactggaaaaaaaaaaggagaaaaatgtTGTCCAATCATGATCTTATCCTATCCTACAGATTTTTGGTAACTTATTCACCACTCATTCCCGTTTACTCACCATCAACGTCAaccatatttttattttgacacaCCAACTTCAAACAAAAGAAAGCTGTAAAAGAATAAAACTAGAGGACCAAACGcaacataattatttatttttcatattatatACCCAGCTTGACAAGAAGAACAAGAAGTAGTTGATTTGCATTGGTTGCAGCCATGGCTACTTACGCAGCTCTAGCTTCCACGAAGATCCCCACTAACACAAGGCTTCCATGCAAGTCCTCTCACTCTTTTCCAACCCAATGCTCCTCCAAGGTTACTACTATATCATCATCTCTTTCCAAATTCTGTGGCATAATTAAGTAGTTCGATcttaattattattcttattcatCACTTTGATTCATTATGAGCAGAGGCTTGAGGTGATGGAGTTCTCGGGGCTGAAATCAAGTTCATGTGTTACCCATGCCATTAATGCTAGAGATTCTTCCTTCTTTGATGTTGTGGCTTCTCAACTCACTCCCAAGGTTCATTTCTTAATCAACCATTTGAGCTTTTTATTtaagcaatttttttttctttccgttttttttttttttaaatattgtgagTTAAAAGTAGACGACGGGATCAAGGCCTGTGAGGGGAGAGACAGTGGCCAAGTTGAAGGTAGCTATCAATGGCTTTGGACGCATCGGTAGAAACTTCTTGCGCTGCTGGCACGGTCGCAAGGACTCACCCCTTGATGTGGTTGTTGTGAATGACAGCGGTGGTGTCAAGAATGTAAGTATTCGCATTACAATGCCATTTTCAGATGAAATGAATGACAGTAATTAGTACGTACGTAATTAACATATGGTGATTTAATTTGCATAA is a window from the Arachis hypogaea cultivar Tifrunner chromosome 17, arahy.Tifrunner.gnm2.J5K5, whole genome shotgun sequence genome containing:
- the LOC112764376 gene encoding uncharacterized protein, which produces MAAVSTSFILTHSASSINKLDYSQFKIKHSSLSQNINRRGGVHLSSARRPLTIQAAYSEGGRPSGASIFVGGFLLGGLLVGTLGCVYAPQISKALAGADRKELMRKLPKFIYDEEKALEKTRKVLAEKIAQLNDAIDDVSSQLRSEETPNGVAVNSDELEAAA